One part of the Vicia villosa cultivar HV-30 ecotype Madison, WI linkage group LG6, Vvil1.0, whole genome shotgun sequence genome encodes these proteins:
- the LOC131610896 gene encoding cell division cycle 20.2, cofactor of APC complex-like — protein MDSGWWRSYSKTNSRFPFQERFLHCKNSSQDHDNLDRFIPNRSAMDFDYAHYMLTEGRKGKENPEVITPYQKKLAEAVNINDKTRILAFKNKPPTQFELMPREILSPPPQSKSSKPKRCIPQTSERTLDAPDILDDFYLNLLDWGGDNVLSIALENTVYLWNASDSSTSELVTVDDEYGPVTSVSWAPDGHHLAIGLNNSHVQIWDTTASKQLRTLKGGHRTRVGSLAWNSHILTTGGMDGKIVNNDVRVRSHIVETYRGHNQEVCGLKWSSSGHQLASGGNDNVVHIWDRSVASSNSPTNWLHRFEEHTAAVKALAWCPFQGNLLASGGGGGDHCIKLWNTHTGARLNSFDTGSQVCSLLWNKNERELLSSHGFTKNQLTLWKYPSMEKMAELSGHTSRVLYMTQSPDGCTVASAAADETLRFWNVFGNPATAGKAAPKAYNEPFAKFNRIR, from the exons ATGGATTCAGGATGGTGGAGGTCTTACTCAAAAACCAATTCGCGATTCCCTTTCCAAGAACGCTTCCTTCATTGCAAGAATTCATCGCAGGATCACGACAAC TTGGATAGGTTTATTCCGAATAGATCAGCAATGGATTTTGATTACGCTCACTACATGTTGACGGAGGGTAGAAAGGGAAAAGAAAATCCAGAGGTCATTACACCATACCAGAAAAAACTCGCAGAAGCCGTTAACATCAATGACAAAACTCGAATCTTGGCTTTCAAGAATAAGCCTCCGACACAGTTTGAACTCATGCCTAGGGAAATTCTTTCACCTCCTCCTCAATCCAAATCATCCAAACCCAAACGATGTATTCCTCAG ACTTCTGAGAGGACCTTGGATGCTCCTGATATCTTGGACGATTTTTACTTGAATTTACTAGATTGGGGTGGCGATAATGTCCTTAGTATCGCCCTTGAAAATACAGTTTATCTTTGGAATGCTTCGGATAGTTCCACTTCAGAACTTGTCACTGTGGATGATGAATATGGTCCTGTCACAAGTGTTAGTTGGGCCCCAGATGGACATCATTTAGCTATTGGTTTGAACAATTCTCATGTCCAGATATGGGACACCACTGCTTCTAAACAG CTAAGGACTTTGAAGGGTGGACATAGAACAAGAGTGGGTTCACTGGCTTGGAACAGTCACATTCTGACAACAGGAGGAATGGATGGTAAAATAGTAAACAATGATGTTAGAGTGAGATCTCACATTGTTGAAACGTACAGAGGACACAACCAGGAAGTTTGTGGGCTCAAGTGGTCATCCTCAGGACATCAATTGGCGAGTGGTGGTAACGATAATGTTGTTCACATATGGGATAGGTCTGTGGCTTCCTCAAATTCACCTACTAATTGGCTTCATAGGTTTGAGGAACACACAGCTGCCGTGAAGGCACTAGCTTGGTGTCCTTTTCAGGGTAACCTATTGGCATCTGGTGGAGGTGGGGGTGATCATTGCATTAAACTGTGGAACACACACACAGGTGCGAGACTGAATTCTTTCGACACAGGATCACAAGTTTGTTCTCTGCTCTGGAACAAGAATGAGCGCGAGCTTCTTAGCTCACATGGGTTCACTAAAAACCAGCTCACCCTTTGGAAGTATCCTTCAATGGAGAAGATGGCGGAGCTCAGCGGTCACACCTCGAGAGTGTTGTACATGACACAGAGCCCGGATGGCTGTACTGTGGCATCTGCAGCCGCAGATGAGACTCTCAGGTTCTGGAATGTCTTTGGTAACCCAGCAACAGCAGGAAAAGCTGCGCCAAAGGCATATAATGAGCCGTTTGCAAAATTCAACCGTATCCGGTAA